Proteins encoded in a region of the Methanofollis tationis genome:
- a CDS encoding PIN domain-containing protein, giving the protein MKVLLDTNALMMPVQFRIDLFDELRSLLGKYEPLVLQDVVHELEGLARGSGNDAAAARAGLMFAGRCTAVEGRSTATSVDDRVAAYAAAEGCMVVTNDRRLRVALLAAGVPVITLRNQKKLEILRG; this is encoded by the coding sequence GTGAAGGTGCTCCTCGACACCAACGCCCTGATGATGCCCGTGCAGTTTCGGATCGACCTCTTCGATGAGCTTCGGTCCTTGCTCGGGAAGTACGAGCCGCTCGTGCTGCAGGACGTCGTGCACGAACTCGAAGGGCTGGCACGCGGCTCAGGGAACGACGCCGCGGCGGCCCGGGCCGGTCTGATGTTTGCCGGGCGCTGCACTGCCGTCGAAGGCCGGAGTACAGCGACCTCGGTCGATGACCGGGTTGCCGCCTATGCGGCGGCCGAGGGGTGTATGGTGGTGACGAACGACCGCCGCCTGAGGGTTGCCCTCCTTGCGGCGGGTGTGCCCGTGATCACGCTGAGAAACCAGAAAAAATTGGAAATTTTAAGGGGATAG
- a CDS encoding 30S ribosomal protein S27ae yields the protein MAAAKKAAAPASVKRSAYFAVDGKKAVPQRKYCPRCGPGVFMAQHKDRLSCGKCGYTEFTE from the coding sequence ATGGCAGCGGCAAAGAAGGCAGCAGCCCCGGCCTCGGTCAAGCGGAGCGCGTACTTCGCGGTCGACGGCAAGAAGGCCGTGCCACAGCGGAAGTACTGCCCCCGTTGCGGGCCGGGCGTTTTCATGGCCCAGCACAAGGACCGCCTTTCCTGCGGAAAGTGTGGATATACTGAATTTACCGAATAA
- a CDS encoding bifunctional N(6)-L-threonylcarbamoyladenine synthase/serine/threonine protein kinase, producing the protein MQKGTKVLGIEGTAWNLSAAIFGDELVSLHSNPYQPRSGGIHPREAAQHHASVMKEVIAAVLTDPGEIAAVAFSQGPGLGPCLRTVATAARSLALALDVPLVGVNHCVAHIEIGRFATGCDDPITLYVSGANTQVIGYLNGRYRIFGETLDIGIGNGLDKFARSKDFPHPGGPRIEELARGGGYIDLPYTVKGMDLAFSGLISAAQESRAPLEDVCHSLQETAFAMCVEVTERALAQAGKDEVLLVGGVAANARLREMLQVMCEERGARLFVPERQFCGDNGAMIAYTGKIILEHGVTLQIEDSRANSHYRADEVAVVWRTEPQKVPAAGARQGAEAVVVIGEDDVTKRRVSKSYRAAALDARLIAERTRAEARLVAAARKGGVATPIIYDVSGDTITMERVDGVLLRDAPTPEHLAIAGEAVGRLHAAGIVHGDLTTSNMIAREGRCVLIDFGLAFTSAEIEDRGVDLHVLFQTLESTTAEPDRLKTAFLQGYASAFPEAPAIMEREQEIERRGRYL; encoded by the coding sequence ATGCAAAAGGGCACAAAGGTACTGGGGATCGAAGGCACGGCCTGGAACCTCAGTGCCGCTATTTTTGGCGACGAACTCGTTTCCCTCCATTCAAACCCGTACCAGCCCAGGAGCGGTGGGATCCATCCGCGTGAAGCGGCCCAGCACCATGCCTCGGTCATGAAGGAGGTGATCGCCGCCGTGCTCACCGATCCAGGTGAGATTGCCGCGGTAGCGTTCTCGCAGGGCCCGGGGCTCGGCCCCTGCCTGCGGACGGTGGCGACGGCCGCCCGCTCCCTTGCCCTGGCGCTGGACGTCCCCCTCGTCGGCGTGAACCACTGTGTCGCCCACATCGAGATCGGGCGGTTTGCGACCGGGTGCGATGACCCGATCACCCTCTATGTCTCAGGGGCGAACACGCAGGTGATCGGCTACCTGAACGGGAGGTACCGGATCTTCGGGGAGACCCTGGACATCGGGATCGGGAACGGGCTGGACAAGTTTGCCCGGAGCAAGGATTTCCCGCACCCCGGCGGGCCCAGGATCGAAGAACTTGCCCGCGGCGGCGGGTATATCGACCTCCCCTATACGGTAAAGGGGATGGACCTCGCCTTTTCCGGGCTGATCAGTGCTGCTCAGGAGAGCAGAGCACCACTCGAGGACGTCTGCCACTCCCTGCAGGAGACGGCGTTTGCGATGTGCGTCGAGGTGACAGAACGGGCGCTCGCGCAGGCCGGCAAGGACGAGGTGCTCCTGGTCGGGGGCGTGGCCGCCAACGCCCGCCTGCGCGAGATGCTGCAGGTGATGTGCGAGGAACGCGGGGCCAGGCTTTTCGTCCCGGAGCGGCAGTTCTGCGGGGACAACGGGGCGATGATCGCCTACACCGGAAAGATCATCCTCGAGCACGGGGTGACCCTGCAGATCGAGGACTCCCGCGCCAACTCCCATTACCGCGCCGACGAGGTGGCGGTGGTCTGGCGGACCGAGCCGCAGAAGGTTCCGGCCGCGGGCGCCCGCCAGGGCGCCGAGGCGGTCGTGGTCATCGGCGAGGACGATGTGACGAAGCGCCGGGTCTCGAAGTCCTACCGGGCGGCGGCGCTGGACGCACGGCTGATCGCCGAGCGGACGCGGGCCGAGGCGCGCCTTGTCGCCGCCGCCAGAAAGGGCGGGGTGGCGACGCCAATCATCTACGACGTCTCAGGGGACACGATCACGATGGAGCGGGTGGACGGCGTCCTCCTGCGCGACGCACCGACGCCCGAGCATCTCGCCATCGCCGGCGAGGCGGTCGGGCGGCTGCATGCGGCAGGGATCGTCCACGGCGACCTGACGACCTCGAACATGATCGCGCGTGAAGGACGGTGCGTGCTCATCGATTTCGGGCTTGCGTTCACCTCGGCCGAGATCGAGGACCGGGGCGTGGACCTGCACGTCCTCTTCCAGACACTGGAGAGCACCACCGCAGAGCCCGACCGTCTTAAAACTGCCTTCCTGCAGGGCTACGCCTCCGCCTTCCCTGAAGCGCCGGCGATTATGGAGCGCGAGCAGGAGATCGAGCGGCGGGGGCGGTACCTCTGA
- the spt4 gene encoding transcription elongation factor subunit Spt4, translated as MAPARKKKQMKACQSCHKVVEGEACMTCGSTNLSEDWAGYLIVIDPRHSGIAKQMNIDMPGRYALKVR; from the coding sequence ATGGCGCCAGCGCGTAAGAAAAAACAGATGAAGGCCTGCCAGAGCTGCCACAAGGTGGTCGAGGGTGAGGCCTGCATGACCTGCGGGTCGACGAACCTGAGCGAGGACTGGGCCGGCTACCTGATCGTCATCGACCCGAGACACTCGGGGATTGCAAAACAGATGAACATCGACATGCCCGGACGCTACGCCCTGAAGGTCCGCTGA
- a CDS encoding histone deacetylase family protein, translating into MSAPPGSGQSETSARLREVLAGLPRDIPVHPPVSATVEEIEAVHEPAYVRWIQQMATGSCFLDDNTYVSDSSFEVALAAAGSTHAAIERALDGENCFALVRPPGHHAEPDRQMGFCIFNNAAVAVTKALRHLDRVAIVDWDLHHGNGTQKIFYPSDRVLYCSVHQENSFPGTGWPEEIGTGKGRGYTINAPLAPGATLADYARIFSAVFVPAIRAHRPDLVLVSAGQDALADDEHGRMLLSPPDYGVLTRMLLDLDLPLALVLEGGYGPSHGQAIAAIFATLRGREKKGGDPGRPRPRTVALAERLQKLINY; encoded by the coding sequence ATGTCAGCCCCTCCGGGGAGCGGACAGTCCGAGACGAGCGCCCGTCTCAGGGAGGTGCTCGCCGGCCTCCCCAGGGATATCCCGGTTCACCCCCCGGTTTCTGCGACGGTCGAGGAGATCGAGGCGGTCCACGAACCAGCCTATGTGCGCTGGATCCAGCAGATGGCCACAGGCAGCTGTTTTCTCGACGATAACACCTATGTATCGGACTCTTCGTTCGAGGTCGCCCTTGCGGCCGCAGGCTCCACCCATGCGGCGATCGAGCGGGCGCTCGACGGAGAGAACTGTTTTGCGCTTGTCCGCCCGCCGGGTCACCACGCCGAGCCCGACCGGCAGATGGGTTTTTGCATCTTCAACAACGCCGCCGTCGCCGTCACAAAGGCGCTCCGGCACCTCGACCGGGTCGCCATCGTGGACTGGGACCTCCACCACGGCAACGGCACCCAGAAGATCTTTTACCCGTCCGACCGGGTGCTCTACTGCTCGGTCCACCAGGAGAACAGTTTTCCCGGCACCGGATGGCCCGAAGAGATCGGCACCGGAAAAGGGAGGGGATATACGATCAACGCCCCCCTGGCACCAGGAGCGACCCTCGCCGACTACGCGCGGATCTTCTCGGCGGTCTTTGTGCCGGCAATCAGGGCGCACCGGCCAGACCTGGTCCTGGTCTCCGCAGGGCAGGACGCCCTGGCCGACGACGAACACGGCCGAATGCTGCTCTCACCGCCCGACTACGGGGTGCTGACCAGGATGCTCCTGGACCTCGACCTGCCCCTCGCCCTGGTGCTGGAGGGCGGCTACGGCCCCTCGCACGGGCAGGCGATCGCTGCAATCTTTGCAACGCTCAGGGGTCGGGAGAAAAAGGGCGGCGATCCCGGGCGGCCGCGTCCCCGGACCGTCGCACTTGCAGAGAGACTGCAGAAACTGATAAATTATTAG
- the nikR gene encoding nickel-responsive transcriptional regulator NikR: MNPESELSRIGISLPKNLLDTFDAIIGARGYSSRSEGIRDAIRSYITYYKWMSDVKGERQGVITMVYDHDQRGLLQTITDIQHEYIHTIQASMHAHLSHDQCMEVILLRGDGAALKTIAERLMSQKGVASVKLTTIPIEKED; encoded by the coding sequence ATGAACCCGGAGAGCGAACTCTCACGCATTGGGATATCCCTGCCCAAAAACCTCCTTGATACGTTCGACGCCATTATCGGGGCGAGAGGTTACTCCTCCCGTTCGGAGGGTATACGGGACGCGATCAGGAGCTACATCACCTACTACAAGTGGATGTCGGATGTCAAGGGCGAGCGGCAGGGCGTGATCACGATGGTCTACGACCATGACCAGCGCGGTCTCCTGCAGACGATCACCGATATCCAGCACGAATATATTCACACCATTCAGGCCTCGATGCATGCCCATCTCAGCCACGATCAGTGCATGGAAGTGATCCTGCTCCGCGGGGACGGCGCCGCCCTTAAGACGATCGCCGAACGTCTCATGTCACAGAAAGGGGTTGCGTCGGTAAAATTGACCACGATCCCGATCGAGAAGGAGGATTAA
- a CDS encoding DUF2098 domain-containing protein, which produces MDAAEIVVGMTVRYPRTGTAGKVERIEVIEGETFAELDSTGLLYRADLIEPAAILEARRTGKKENLDDRLKREKAFEKDLDDAWSKIDGACEGGG; this is translated from the coding sequence ATGGACGCCGCGGAGATTGTCGTGGGGATGACGGTGCGCTACCCGCGGACCGGAACAGCCGGAAAGGTGGAGAGGATCGAGGTGATCGAAGGGGAGACGTTTGCCGAACTCGATTCCACCGGCCTCCTGTACCGGGCCGATCTGATTGAGCCCGCCGCCATTCTGGAGGCAAGGCGTACCGGGAAGAAAGAGAATCTGGACGACCGCCTCAAGAGAGAAAAGGCGTTCGAGAAGGATCTCGACGACGCCTGGAGCAAGATCGACGGAGCCTGTGAGGGAGGGGGTTAA
- a CDS encoding oligosaccharyl transferase, archaeosortase A system-associated, with translation MIAGALILLSLFALWIRLIPMAGLTAAGVADVLGNDPWYNLRQVESLLANGLTYAWYDPMTLFPTGDVVYWGPLFTQIIAGLALLTGATTHLDIAFVASLVPPLMGAAMVPLVYFIGRRVADSTTGILAALFTAVISGQYLYRSLFGFVDHHVAEVLFSTLFALAYIVALSAGREERIELSSIGTLKRPLVLGALAGVAYLLGLFVMPTMILFAMIAAVYTALQFVLDAWHGRESLDLAVINTAVFLVATVGLLVFGFKEAGFGLSRYTMGHVVAYLAIVLGTWVLFAIARATRERPKYVYPLSLAGLGIVGALALMIAAPALYGVLVGSFFSFFGQSAVVLTVQEAMGWSFDGAWQAFNVGLLLMIGGFAVLIYDLFRKDRPDHLFVIIWSAVMLASTWQHVRYEYYLAVNIALLSGIFAGFVVSAGWKDVQTLTSSPAPEKTETKGRKKADAAKAPARKGDARNVLAVAGVAVVSLLFVLMSVQSGMAVAEASGYGGMNPQWRQALEWMAENTPDTGVDYYGIYEKETFEYPDTAYGVMSWWDYGHYITYLAQRIPVANPFQHGVTGPNGSAAFFMQQEEAAAAEIMENTGTRYVITDIEMDTGKFWAMATWYDPAVAQKGYLDTYLIQESGSYNRVQLNTPAYYRTMVSRLHNFDGSMAEPSQVVYVEYTEAGVSGFSAPVITNAMMLNGSEAQAKADAYNANAPAGKGAGLFGTDNNLTLPPEEVSALQHFRLVFESSRNVYNAVTPDIKYVKVFEYVQGARIAGEGTIEVDLKANTGRTFTYRQESVNGVFVVPYSTSGNPYGVTATGPYRIVGTGQTIEVSEDAVMQGLTVG, from the coding sequence TTGATTGCGGGAGCGCTCATCCTCCTCTCGCTCTTCGCCCTCTGGATCAGGCTGATCCCGATGGCCGGACTCACCGCGGCCGGGGTGGCCGACGTCCTGGGCAACGACCCCTGGTATAACCTCAGGCAGGTGGAGTCCCTCCTCGCCAACGGCCTGACCTATGCCTGGTACGACCCGATGACCCTCTTCCCGACCGGCGACGTCGTCTACTGGGGCCCGCTCTTCACCCAGATCATCGCGGGCCTCGCCCTCCTGACCGGGGCGACGACGCACCTCGATATCGCCTTCGTCGCATCGCTCGTCCCGCCCCTGATGGGCGCCGCCATGGTCCCGCTGGTCTACTTCATCGGCCGGAGGGTTGCCGACTCGACGACCGGCATCCTCGCCGCCCTCTTCACGGCAGTGATCTCGGGGCAGTATCTCTACCGCTCGCTCTTCGGGTTCGTCGACCACCATGTCGCCGAAGTGCTCTTCTCGACCCTCTTCGCCCTCGCCTATATCGTCGCTCTCTCGGCCGGGCGGGAAGAGCGGATCGAACTCTCTTCAATCGGAACCCTGAAGCGCCCGCTCGTCCTCGGGGCACTTGCCGGCGTCGCCTACCTCCTCGGCCTCTTCGTGATGCCGACGATGATCCTCTTCGCCATGATCGCGGCGGTCTACACCGCCCTCCAGTTCGTGCTCGACGCCTGGCACGGGCGCGAGAGCCTCGACCTCGCCGTGATCAACACCGCCGTCTTCCTTGTCGCCACCGTCGGGCTGCTCGTCTTCGGCTTCAAAGAGGCAGGGTTCGGCCTCTCCAGGTACACGATGGGGCACGTGGTCGCGTACCTCGCGATCGTCCTCGGAACCTGGGTGCTCTTTGCAATCGCACGGGCGACACGTGAGCGGCCGAAATACGTCTATCCCCTCTCGCTCGCCGGCCTCGGGATCGTAGGCGCCCTCGCCCTGATGATAGCGGCCCCGGCGCTCTACGGGGTGCTGGTCGGCAGTTTCTTCTCCTTCTTCGGCCAGTCGGCCGTCGTCCTGACCGTGCAGGAAGCGATGGGGTGGAGCTTCGACGGCGCCTGGCAGGCCTTTAACGTCGGGCTTCTCCTGATGATCGGCGGGTTTGCCGTCCTCATCTATGATCTCTTCAGAAAGGACCGGCCAGACCACCTCTTCGTGATCATCTGGTCGGCCGTCATGCTCGCCTCGACCTGGCAGCACGTCAGGTACGAATATTACCTGGCAGTAAACATCGCCCTGCTCTCCGGCATCTTTGCCGGGTTCGTGGTCAGCGCCGGGTGGAAGGACGTCCAGACCCTCACCTCCTCCCCTGCGCCAGAGAAAACGGAGACCAAGGGCAGGAAGAAGGCCGACGCCGCGAAAGCCCCTGCCCGGAAAGGCGATGCCAGAAACGTGCTGGCGGTCGCCGGCGTGGCCGTGGTCTCCCTGCTCTTCGTCCTCATGTCGGTCCAGAGCGGCATGGCCGTCGCCGAAGCGTCGGGATACGGCGGGATGAACCCGCAGTGGCGCCAGGCCCTTGAATGGATGGCCGAGAACACGCCTGACACCGGCGTCGACTATTACGGGATCTACGAGAAAGAAACCTTTGAATACCCCGATACCGCCTACGGCGTGATGTCGTGGTGGGACTACGGCCACTACATCACCTACCTGGCCCAGCGTATCCCGGTCGCAAACCCCTTCCAGCACGGCGTCACCGGGCCGAACGGCTCGGCGGCATTCTTCATGCAGCAGGAAGAAGCGGCCGCCGCAGAGATCATGGAGAACACCGGGACGCGCTACGTGATCACCGACATCGAGATGGACACCGGGAAGTTCTGGGCGATGGCGACCTGGTACGACCCAGCAGTGGCGCAGAAGGGGTACCTCGACACCTACCTGATCCAGGAGTCGGGATCGTATAACCGGGTGCAGTTGAACACGCCGGCCTACTACCGCACGATGGTCTCGCGCCTCCACAACTTCGACGGCTCGATGGCCGAGCCCTCGCAGGTGGTCTACGTGGAGTACACCGAGGCAGGGGTCTCGGGATTCTCCGCCCCGGTGATCACAAACGCCATGATGCTGAACGGGTCTGAAGCGCAGGCAAAGGCCGATGCCTACAACGCGAACGCACCTGCCGGAAAAGGCGCCGGGCTCTTCGGCACCGACAACAACCTCACCCTCCCGCCTGAAGAGGTCTCGGCCCTCCAGCACTTCAGGCTCGTCTTCGAGTCGAGCAGAAATGTCTACAATGCCGTGACGCCGGATATTAAATACGTCAAGGTCTTCGAGTATGTCCAGGGCGCCCGTATCGCCGGCGAGGGAACGATCGAGGTGGACCTGAAAGCGAACACCGGCCGGACCTTCACCTACCGGCAGGAGAGCGTGAACGGAGTGTTTGTGGTGCCGTACTCCACGTCCGGAAATCCCTACGGCGTGACCGCAACAGGGCCGTACCGGATCGTCGGCACCGGGCAGACGATCGAGGTGTCTGAGGACGCCGTGATGCAGGGACTTACCGTCGGCTAA
- a CDS encoding 30S ribosomal protein S24e, which produces MEFQITRDYRNELLNRREVHFTLAYDGATPSRAQILGKFSALMNASESLVVLDSMKKQFGTMELRGVARIYDDEESLKMTERDYLIKRSAPKAAEAE; this is translated from the coding sequence ATGGAATTTCAGATCACCCGTGACTACCGGAATGAACTTTTAAACCGCAGGGAAGTGCATTTTACCCTCGCCTACGACGGGGCCACCCCTTCGAGGGCCCAGATTCTCGGAAAGTTCAGCGCGCTCATGAACGCCAGCGAGAGCCTCGTGGTTCTTGACTCGATGAAGAAGCAGTTCGGCACGATGGAGCTCAGAGGCGTCGCACGGATCTACGACGATGAGGAGAGCCTGAAGATGACCGAGCGCGACTACCTGATCAAGCGCAGCGCACCGAAGGCTGCGGAGGCAGAGTAA
- a CDS encoding GTP-dependent dephospho-CoA kinase family protein, which translates to MFYLPEEHRDQFKEPFGTLFPELEEALPSLEGKTLYAVGDVVTHNLLAAGRPPEIAVIDGYTMRVPCNRTPLFLYRRVRVKNQAGTLTEELIEALEDAVENPPVLITVDGEEDLAVIPLALAAPEGTVILYGQPGEGVVVCTVTPALKEAAKYLLSLFVCV; encoded by the coding sequence ATGTTTTATCTGCCCGAAGAACATCGGGACCAGTTTAAAGAGCCATTCGGGACGCTGTTCCCGGAGCTCGAGGAGGCGCTGCCATCCCTGGAGGGCAAAACCCTGTACGCCGTCGGGGACGTGGTGACCCACAACCTCCTGGCCGCAGGCAGACCGCCGGAGATCGCCGTGATAGACGGGTATACGATGCGGGTTCCCTGCAACCGGACGCCTCTTTTTCTCTATCGCCGGGTCAGGGTGAAGAACCAGGCCGGAACCCTGACCGAGGAACTCATCGAGGCGCTGGAGGATGCGGTGGAAAATCCCCCGGTGCTGATCACCGTGGACGGCGAGGAAGACCTCGCGGTGATCCCGCTCGCCCTCGCCGCCCCTGAAGGGACGGTGATCCTGTACGGCCAGCCCGGTGAAGGCGTCGTTGTCTGCACGGTGACTCCGGCATTGAAAGAAGCGGCAAAATACCTTCTTTCCCTCTTTGTCTGCGTATAG
- a CDS encoding YcaO-related McrA-glycine thioamidation protein has protein sequence MSLTFSHVRKQYYDGTHRSRPPEETLQAIEPLMDEIGVVSVEDVTHLDRLGIPCFSVFRPTAAIGSAKYHAGKGKGPVQAKVSAMMEAIERYSGEYRCDFMEYASFEALGIRRALDPADLILPRPLEENEKLHWTPAFDLLNDEEILVPSNAVFHPYDCLGQTVPLFISDTNGLASGNVIEEAVLHALLEVIERDALSRAERRHSMGTRLSVGETGPVREILDLYAGHGIEIHLWLLEGRTGIPTVAAAADDTLTKDPSLLVMGAGTHLDPEIAALRALTEVAQSRASQLQGGRVNPDRQHLLERIGYDRMKRINKEWFCDAPSTSIEGLANLATDYFDEDIGVALEEIGKEAERVLVCDLSRTPVPVVRVIVPGFEVSHMNKDRMVKKR, from the coding sequence ATGTCCCTAACCTTCAGCCACGTCAGAAAGCAGTATTACGACGGGACCCACCGTTCGAGACCCCCCGAAGAGACCCTGCAGGCCATTGAACCACTGATGGACGAGATCGGCGTCGTCTCGGTCGAGGACGTCACCCACCTCGACCGCCTCGGCATCCCGTGCTTCTCGGTATTCAGGCCGACCGCCGCCATCGGTTCGGCAAAATATCATGCCGGCAAAGGAAAGGGGCCGGTGCAGGCGAAGGTCTCGGCGATGATGGAGGCGATCGAGCGCTACTCCGGCGAATACCGATGCGATTTCATGGAGTATGCGAGCTTCGAGGCGCTCGGGATCAGACGGGCACTCGACCCGGCCGACCTGATCCTGCCCCGCCCCCTGGAGGAGAACGAGAAACTCCACTGGACGCCTGCTTTTGACCTCCTGAACGATGAGGAGATCCTGGTCCCGTCCAACGCCGTCTTCCACCCCTATGACTGCCTGGGCCAGACAGTGCCCCTCTTCATCTCTGACACGAACGGCCTTGCCTCGGGCAACGTGATCGAGGAGGCGGTGCTCCACGCCCTCCTTGAGGTGATCGAGCGCGACGCCCTCTCCCGGGCTGAACGGCGGCACTCGATGGGGACGAGACTCTCGGTCGGGGAGACCGGGCCGGTGCGGGAGATCCTGGACCTCTATGCCGGACACGGGATCGAGATCCATCTATGGCTCCTCGAGGGCCGGACCGGGATCCCTACGGTGGCGGCGGCGGCGGACGACACCCTCACAAAAGACCCCTCTCTCCTGGTCATGGGGGCTGGGACGCATCTCGACCCGGAGATCGCCGCACTGCGGGCGCTCACCGAGGTGGCGCAGAGCCGCGCCAGCCAGCTCCAGGGCGGGCGGGTCAACCCTGACCGCCAGCACCTCCTCGAACGGATCGGCTACGACCGGATGAAGCGGATCAACAAGGAATGGTTCTGCGATGCTCCCTCCACCTCAATCGAGGGACTGGCGAACCTGGCTACCGACTATTTTGACGAAGACATCGGGGTCGCCCTTGAAGAGATCGGGAAGGAAGCCGAGCGCGTGCTCGTCTGCGACCTTTCCCGCACCCCTGTCCCGGTGGTCAGGGTGATCGTGCCGGGCTTTGAGGTCTCGCACATGAACAAGGACCGAATGGTCAAAAAGCGCTAA
- a CDS encoding translation initiation factor IF-2 subunit gamma, producing the protein MVPNVNIGLVGHVDHGKTTLVSGLTGVWTDRHSEEMKRGISIRLGYADATFYRCEKHEGGEGYSISPDCPVCGEKCAPFRTVSFVDAPGHETLMATMLSGSALMDGAMLVIAANEPCPQPQTKEHLMALELVGIKNIVIVQNKIDVVSPQDALKHYKQIKAFVKGTIAEDAPIIPVSAQKKINIGALIQALDTYIPAPERDPGATAQMLIARSFDINKPGSNWRDLKGGVIGGSLTQGAIKDGDDIEIRPGIQMQVENRTVWKPIITKVVSIHTGERKVAEATPGGLMAIGTKLDPAITKSDMLVGQVAGHVGELPEILDHLTFTVKLMDRVVGSGSELDITPLKHKEPLMLSVGTAVTVGVVTNTKKDQAEVVLKRPVCADVGARIAISRQVEGRWRLIGMGILAE; encoded by the coding sequence ATGGTACCCAATGTCAATATCGGGCTGGTTGGGCATGTGGACCACGGTAAGACGACGCTTGTGTCGGGTCTGACCGGGGTCTGGACCGACCGCCACAGTGAGGAGATGAAGCGCGGCATCTCCATCAGGCTCGGCTATGCCGACGCCACATTTTACCGGTGTGAGAAGCACGAGGGAGGGGAGGGCTATTCGATCTCTCCGGACTGCCCGGTCTGCGGAGAGAAATGCGCTCCCTTCAGAACGGTCTCGTTCGTGGACGCACCCGGGCACGAAACCCTGATGGCGACGATGCTCTCGGGCTCGGCCCTGATGGACGGGGCGATGCTCGTCATCGCCGCCAACGAGCCATGCCCCCAGCCTCAGACAAAAGAGCACCTGATGGCCCTTGAACTGGTGGGGATCAAGAATATTGTCATCGTTCAGAACAAGATCGATGTCGTTTCCCCGCAGGACGCACTCAAACACTATAAACAGATAAAGGCGTTCGTCAAGGGAACGATCGCAGAAGATGCGCCCATCATCCCGGTATCGGCCCAGAAAAAGATCAATATCGGGGCGCTCATCCAGGCCCTGGACACCTATATCCCCGCACCCGAGCGAGACCCCGGGGCAACGGCCCAGATGCTCATCGCCAGGTCCTTCGACATCAACAAGCCGGGATCGAACTGGCGCGACCTGAAAGGCGGCGTGATCGGCGGTTCCCTGACGCAGGGAGCGATCAAGGACGGCGACGATATCGAGATTCGGCCCGGCATCCAGATGCAGGTGGAGAACCGGACAGTCTGGAAACCGATCATCACCAAGGTTGTCTCGATCCATACCGGCGAGCGGAAGGTGGCCGAGGCGACCCCCGGCGGCCTGATGGCAATCGGGACGAAACTTGACCCGGCGATCACCAAGAGCGATATGCTGGTTGGACAGGTGGCCGGCCATGTCGGCGAACTCCCGGAGATCCTGGACCACCTCACCTTCACCGTGAAGCTGATGGACCGTGTCGTGGGTTCGGGCAGCGAACTGGATATCACGCCCCTGAAGCACAAAGAGCCGCTGATGCTCTCGGTGGGCACGGCGGTGACAGTCGGCGTGGTGACGAACACAAAGAAGGACCAGGCAGAAGTCGTCCTGAAGAGGCCGGTATGTGCAGACGTCGGGGCGAGGATCGCGATCAGCCGTCAGGTGGAAGGACGCTGGCGCCTGATCGGCATGGGGATCCTTGCCGAGTGA
- a CDS encoding DNA-directed RNA polymerase, translating to MYYRVTLDDKVRVPPHRLGEDLRNVILDELQKQLEGSIDKEIGIFIAVTKINNVGEGEIVHGDGAVYYDVTFEALVLRLVLQEVIEGEVVETTSFGAFVSLGPIDAMLHVSQISDDYIAYDEKNNTLNCQETKRSIQVGEAIRCRVVTLSLNEREPRESKIGLTMRQAGLGTDKWLIEEREKEKSQHGASA from the coding sequence ATGTATTACCGTGTGACGCTCGATGACAAGGTGAGGGTGCCCCCGCACCGCCTTGGCGAAGACCTGAGAAATGTGATCCTGGACGAACTCCAGAAACAGCTCGAAGGGAGCATAGACAAGGAGATCGGCATCTTCATCGCCGTAACGAAGATCAACAACGTCGGCGAAGGCGAGATCGTCCACGGAGACGGGGCGGTCTATTACGACGTCACCTTCGAGGCGCTGGTGCTCCGTCTGGTGCTGCAGGAGGTCATCGAAGGCGAGGTGGTCGAGACGACCAGTTTCGGGGCGTTCGTCTCGCTCGGGCCGATCGATGCGATGCTCCACGTGAGCCAGATCTCCGACGACTACATCGCCTACGACGAGAAGAACAACACCCTCAACTGCCAGGAGACGAAACGGTCGATCCAGGTGGGCGAGGCGATCCGCTGCCGCGTGGTAACCTTGAGCCTCAACGAGCGCGAGCCGCGCGAGAGCAAGATCGGGCTGACGATGCGTCAGGCAGGACTCGGCACCGACAAGTGGCTGATCGAAGAGCGCGAGAAGGAGAAGAGCCAGCATGGCGCCAGCGCGTAA